The segment GGCTGCTTGCCGGCGGCCGCCGCCTCGATGGCGTCCATGGAGGTGCGCCACGGTTGGGTCGATCCCGCAGCTTCCTTCATGTGGGCCGAATACGAATCGCTGCTGAATGACTTCGAGGCGAGCACCACGCCCTGTGCGTAGCCCTCGGCAAATCCTCCGTCGGAGTTCGGCACCGGCACAAGTCCTGCGGTATCGGCAGCCATGTACTGATAATCGTCGACGCTCGCCGCAAGGATCGTACCGTCCGCGGCAGTTGCAACGACAACCTGGGTGAAGCACTTGTCGCCATGGGCGGAGGCGTATCCTCGGTGGAGCACCACGGGGTTCGATTCGCCGGAAGGCGCTGCATCCGCCGCCGCATCGGAGGCATCTTCGCTGCCGACCGCCTGCTTCGGGGCGCATCCGGGCAACGCTGCTGCTCCTAGAAACAATGCGCTGAACGAAACTCCTGCAACGATGAAAGTACGCCTGCTCATGATGCGATCATTCATATGACCCTCCTCATTCGATGAAGCCTATCTGCCGAGATCCAGCGTATGCACGTCTCGGTGTTTTGTGAATCATCGGATTGAGGGAAGTTAAAACATGCTTTCTGAGCAGGTGGTTTACAGGTTCTCTACAACGGCTTTCAACGCGGTGCCGCATCGGTTTCGGGCGTCTCCCCAATTTCGTCTATACGGCTTATCAGCTCTTCGCGCGACGAGACGTCGACTTTGCGGTAGATGCTCTTGACATGGCTGCGCACCGTGCTCTCGGCGATGACGAGCGCTTCGGCTATGTAGACCGAACCGTAGCCGCGTCCGAGAAAGCGCAGGATCTCGCTTTCGCGCGGGGTGAGTCCGCATGCGCGCGCAACATAATCGCACCGCTCTTCGAGCGTAGCCGACCTGCCCGCCTGTTCGCCGGGTTTTTCGAGAGCGTCGGACAGGTCAATCCCCTCGATCACAAGACGCCACACACGCGACGACGGCGTGACGATCAGCAGGATGACGGCTACGAGCAGAAGTACAAGCAGCACGTTGAGACGGTACGCCCCGAGCACGCCCGCGTCGAGGTTCGCATAGGAAGGCATGGCTATGAGGCAGGCGGCGATGACGAGCATGCAAGCGGCAGGCAGTGCAAGCGACCTCATCCTACTCATCATCATGATAACCATCGCACACATGACGAGCCCGTATACGAAGCAGAACACGTAGACGCCCACGTTGAGAAACAACCCGCGCACATCAAGCGGTGCGAAATCGCCCACCACGAACACCACCGCAGCAATAAGCGGAAGGTAGATGCGGTACGCGACGTTGATCGTAGCGCGCTCGGTTTTCATGAACAGCAGCACGATTGCGCACAGCACCGCGATCGAACCGCCGAGCACCTCAACCAGAACGTCGCCGTAGAACGTATGGTGCATGTTCATGCCGGCTATGAAGAGAAGGAACACCACCGCAGGCGTAACGATGAAGAACAACGTACGGGACAGCGGCGTTGCGAAGTCGCTTCCGCTTTCGATGAGCGACATGTCGAGCCTGCCGAACACATCCCACCAGTTCGCACCCGACGTCGTGGCATCGAGCCCCGCACCTGCGGAGCCCCAAGCACTCCTCACGCACCCGAGCATACCCGCGACGGCAAGAAGCGCAAGCGCCATCGCCCGAAAGGGCACCGTCATGAACAGCACGAGCGTATCGAGGGCGAACACGGCTGCACCGAGCGCCACGAGCGATCCTAGCGCTATCCGTAGATCCGGAAGGGAAACCTGCCGCGCCCACGCCATGCAGAGGACGGCTCCGCCCGCCCCGACGAGTGCTCCGGCCGAAACGGCGACGAGCTGCGGTACCGGAGCGGCGAAATGCGCTGCGCACACGATAAGCATACCAAGGGCGTACGACGTCCCGGCACCGACGAGCAACGTGCGTCCGAGGCGCGCATAGGCGGTTTTCAAGAGGCACACGAACAGCATGGCGAGCGATGCGAACATGGCGGCGAGCGCCACCGCCGTCAAAAACGGAGCCGACGTCAGCGGCTCGAGCAGCGGCCCGTCCGACGAAGAGGCGAGCACGGGTCGCATGAGGTCGAGCGGTGCAAGCAAAAGCGGCGTGCTCGCGAAGAACGCCGCCAATGACAGCAGTGAAACCGCATCGAATCCAGCCCATCGATAGCCCGCTCGGAGGTTGCCCATAGCCCCGCTTTCCGTCCGC is part of the Raoultibacter phocaeensis genome and harbors:
- a CDS encoding helix-turn-helix transcriptional regulator, which translates into the protein MGNLRAGYRWAGFDAVSLLSLAAFFASTPLLLAPLDLMRPVLASSSDGPLLEPLTSAPFLTAVALAAMFASLAMLFVCLLKTAYARLGRTLLVGAGTSYALGMLIVCAAHFAAPVPQLVAVSAGALVGAGGAVLCMAWARQVSLPDLRIALGSLVALGAAVFALDTLVLFMTVPFRAMALALLAVAGMLGCVRSAWGSAGAGLDATTSGANWWDVFGRLDMSLIESGSDFATPLSRTLFFIVTPAVVFLLFIAGMNMHHTFYGDVLVEVLGGSIAVLCAIVLLFMKTERATINVAYRIYLPLIAAVVFVVGDFAPLDVRGLFLNVGVYVFCFVYGLVMCAMVIMMMSRMRSLALPAACMLVIAACLIAMPSYANLDAGVLGAYRLNVLLVLLLVAVILLIVTPSSRVWRLVIEGIDLSDALEKPGEQAGRSATLEERCDYVARACGLTPRESEILRFLGRGYGSVYIAEALVIAESTVRSHVKSIYRKVDVSSREELISRIDEIGETPETDAAPR